gtgtccaaactttttgcaaagagggccagatttggtaaggtgaaaatgtgtgggggccgactatttagcctgacattctttgaaccattaacattaaatacaaattaactttttgggatttttttaaatttaattacaaatggcatacttttacttttacatttttttttacatttaggtttttaccgaaatcacaaaccacaaaaaattaagaaaactataaaggatatctaagttcatgtgaaacattacatattattcactattatatgctcactgtaggaaaagtgctgaaaacaaaacaatgatcactgcatattcaaactgtgattttgaccatcacaaaaaaattaattaactgagatttaagaatttattcaactcagaggacttaacaaaggtcttgcctgcactaatgtgaagggtgatactgggatcttgactgcagtatgtagtccatgtctggctcaagagcagtggcgctgctgaaactcctcaaccagagatgagatgtctgctgcatactttgtcatttgcgcactgatattgatctgtgggaaactggtcacaatttcctgcagcgacgggaaatgtgcggtattgggctgcgcctgtgacaggtgtctttggaaaagtagcagcttggtccgaaaggctttgatgtgtgaatacagttggcttaccactgcattttgcccttgaaggcttgtgttcagcgcattcagatgtcgcgttatgtcaactaaaaatcccaaatcaaccagccaaacaggatcatttaattgtggcatgggttgtccctttttagtcaagaattgtccaatttcctccctgagagagaagaagcgctgcagcgcagacccccgactgagccaccttacgtcggtgtgatacaaaacatctccgtattcagcctggatgtcgagaagaaactgttgaaactggcggtggcacagcgctttggagcgaatataattaatagtctttatcaccggtttcataacattatcatatttcatatatttggcacagagaacttcttgatgaataatacagtggagtttaatagcgctgcctccttcttcgctgactttgttacagacaaggcttgataatccactccgctcgccagccatggcaggtgcgccgtccgtaataatcccggtgactttattccactgtagtttcatgtcatctacggtggaacaaacagaaacaaataaatcagttCCTCTtatttggcccttcagactctggaggtccagaaactcttcactcacgttcatgtcattgtccactcctcttaaaaagatccagtaactgagcggtgtcggacgcatccgtgctttcatcgcacgctaacgagaaaaagtcaaactcagttccttttgcctctaactgtctcttaatatctaatgaaacgtcttcaattctccgtaccacagtattacgagccaggcaaatattggcaaactcttgcttcgtcgcgggacaaattttctcaaccattttcattacacagtctttaataaattcaccctcagtgaaaggtttgcagtgctttgcaatcagcgttgccacttcgtagcttgccgttgtggcattttcatttgactcacggactcttgtgaaaaagctttgctgtgccgttaaaacagcttccagttgcttcactttttcaccgcgtttgttcccagttagcttgtcggagctagcatgtttcgtctggtagtgcctcttgatgttgaattccttgaaaacagccacagtctcttggcaaattaggcagacacagttgtttcgtatttcagtgaaaaaatactcaaatttccacttgtcctggaagcggcggccctcgcggtcaactttcctttttttgtttacagacgccatgttagaaatgggctgggttgaaacgatcacgcaaggtcaagggtcacggcggccagagtgcggccacagggctactgccatcttctggtgaaatgaaaaatatgaaaaacagctttttgtacacatgtattttatactgtggtcaacagtgctggcgggccgcatattattgatttcatgatagaggccgcgggccggtaaaaatttgtccacgggccgcaattggcccgggggccggactttggacatgtctgctctagatccacaaagatacaatgtagctccttctggccttctctgtacttttccactggcataCTCAAGGCAGGttgtgtggtactctttctaggcatgaaaccatactgatgctcgcagatacttacttctgtcctgagtcttatcttcactactctttcccataacttcattgtgtgtcaCATCAACTTCTtttctctatagttcccacagctctccaAATCccagttcttaaaaatgggaactagcacatttttcctccattgttcAGACTTTCACTCCCGcgcgtattctgttgaataagttggacaaaaactccacagccacctctccaaaattCTCCCATACCTACACATGTatgccatcaggaccaactgcctttccatttttccctctTGAATGCCTTTCAAagttcccccttactaatcattgccactttctggtccttcacacttgggtCTTCTACTCTTGCTTCTctatcattttcttcattcatcaacttctcagaatattctttccatctattgagcacactcctggcaccggtcaacaaatttccatctttatccttaatcacccttacctgctgcatcatctctattcctctgtctgggcaacctgtagagagacatttttccttctttcatgtccaaccagGTGCACAAGTCATCATATACTTCTTGTTTAgtcttcaccacctctacctttgccctacatcgcatccagtgccttgtgaaagtattcagcccccttgaacttttcaaacgtTTGCtacatttcaggtttcaaacatcaagatataaaataaaatttttccgccaagaatcaacaaaaagtgggacacaatcgtgaagtggaatgaaatgtactggatattttatacttttttgacAGATAAAAACCTAAAAAAGTGGGACGTGCCATATTATTCGGCCTCCTAcgtttcagtgcagcaaactcactccagaagctcagtgaggatctctgaatgatccaatgttgactgatgatggtAAATAGAATCAATCTGAGTcgaatcaagtctccgtataaatacACCGGCTCTgcgatagtctcagggttctgtttaaagtgcagagagcatcatgaagaccatgGAACAgaacaggcaggtccaggatactgttgtggagaagtgtTGAGCCTGATTTGGACACAAAAAGATTTCCTAatctttaaacatctcaaggagcactgtgagaccaatcatattgaaatggaaggagtatcagaccactgcataTCTACCAACACCCGGCCGTCACTCAAAACTTTCACTTCAAACAAAGTGAAGACTGATCAGacatgcagccaagaggcccatgatcactctggattaactgcagagatctacatctgaagtgggagagtctgtccataggacaacaatcagtcgtacaatCTGGCCTTCCAATAAATTTCCTTTCACTTCATGATTTTGTCCTGAtttttgttgattcttgacaaaaaacattaatcttatatgttatgttatgtttgaagcctgaaatctggcaaaaggttgaaaagttaaagtgggccgaatactttcacaaagcactgtctcctttcgcttctcctcagtcctaTCAGTGTCCCACCtcttctttccttgtatgacttcctgtattttggggttctaccaccaagtctccttctcccctttcttccagaagacaccccaagtactctcctggctctctctctcatcaccttgac
This portion of the Syngnathoides biaculeatus isolate LvHL_M chromosome 10, ASM1980259v1, whole genome shotgun sequence genome encodes:
- the LOC133506967 gene encoding general transcription factor II-I repeat domain-containing protein 2-like, translated to MMAHGIFVWELDNRAMKARMRPTPLSYWIFLRGVDNDMNVSEEFLDLQSLKGQIRGTDLFVSVCSTVDDMKLQWNKVTGIITDGAPAMAGERSGLSSLVCNKVSEEGGSAIKLHCIIHQEVLCAKYMKYDNVMKPVIKTINYIRSKALCHRQFQQFLLDIQAEYGDVLYHTDVRWLSRGSALQRFFSLREEIGQFLTKKGQPMPQLNDPVWLVDLGFLVDITRHLNALNTSLQGQNAVVSQLYSHIKAFRTKLLLFQRHLSQAQPNTAHFPSLQEIVTSFPQINISAQMTKYAADISSLVEEFQQRHCS